The DNA sequence GTTTTCTGTAAGCTCCATCATACCATGATAGTCACTGTATGCCTGATACAACTCCATCATGGTGAATTCGGGATTATGCCGTGTAGAAATACCTTCATTTCTGAAGTTACGATTAATTTCATATACTCGCTCCATCCCGCCCACAAGTAACCTTTTTAGGTAAAGTTCCGGAGCAATCCTGAGATAGAGATCGATATCGAGGGCATTATGGTGCGTAATAAAAGGCCTTGCAACTGCTCCGCCCGGAATAGATTGCATCATAGGCGTCTCTACTTCTACAAAACCACGATCATCTAAGAATCTTCGTATAAATTTCATGATTCTGATACGTTTAAGGAACGTTTCCATTACTTCGGAATTGGTAAATAAATCGACATACCGTTGTCGATGTCTTAATTCAACATCTTTTAGTCCATGCCATTTTTCTGGTGGTGTTAGTAAAGATTTTGACAGGATAGTAACATCATCAGCATATATGGTGATTTCTCCGGTCCTTGTTTTAAAGAGGGTACCTTCCACCCCTACGATATCGCCTAGATCCAGCAATTTAAACATTTCAAATTTTTCAGGGCCGACCTTATCGAGTTTTATATAAACCTGTATCTTTCCCGTCCAATCTTTAATATCTAAGAATGCGGTCTTTCCATGCGGACGCATGGTTGAAATACGTCCAGCAGTTTTGGCCTGTATATCGTCTCGTTCGGCTACAAAGCTTTCTATAATTGATTTTATAGATTGTGTATTATCGTAGCGTTTACCGTAGGGATCTAGTCCCTTTTCACGCAATTTTTGAAGTTTATCAAAACGTTCTTGTTCGAATTTATCCATATATTCTGTATCCAGGAAAAACATACAACAGATATGAGGTAAAATAAAAGTCCAAAGTTAACTCATTTTATCAGCAATACAAAGACAGTCAAGGAAAATGGACAAGAATGAATTCCTGTCCAACAATTTGACTTGACAATGTTATTTGTGTAAAGTACTTTGCTCTTATTATGAGAATCATAAAAATGCGGTACTAACGCAGATTTTTGAAAAGATTCAGGAGAAAAGAGAAAAAGTAGCAATAGTACCCCCCTGAAAGGGCGATCTGTTCGGAGAAATTTTGGAGAATAATAGGGTTATTGCATATGATTAAACATATTGTGATGTGGAAACTAAAGGATGTTGCCGAAGGGTCTGGTAAGATGGTAAACGCTCGGAAGATGAAAGATCTTCTGGAATCATTGAAGGAAAAAATAGGAGAAGTCAAACACATAGAGGTTGGCATCAATGGTGTTAAGACAGATGCTTCTGCTGATGTTGTATTGTATTCTGAATTTGCGTGTATGGAAGACTTGGATAGGTATCAAAACCATCCGGAACATGTAAAAATTGTACAGTTTGTCAGGGAAGTATGTATGGAGCGGAGGGTGGTTGATTATGAAATATAATCTTGTTCTCCTTTTTGATTATTGCAGTGGATAAAATCAACTTCTCGTTTTAAAAAGTCGATCTTATAGATCTTTACTTTTACAACTTCTCCGATCCGATACATTCGTTTCCGTCGGGTGCCGATGAGCGCCATATTCTTTTTATCTATTCGATAGATATCGTCTGCCAGGGTGCGAATGTGAACAAGTCCTTCCAGGAGGTATTTATTGAGTTGAACAAAAAATCCAAATTCCTGAATACCAGTAATGACACCCTCAAAGGTGTTTCCAACCTGATTTTCAAAGAACCGGAGTAATCGTAATTTAACAATTTCCCTCTCGGCATCATCCGCCCTCCGTTCAGTTATAGAGCAATGTTTTGCCCATTCAGTTAAATGTGTCAACCATAAGTTCTGTGTCACTGCAGACGATAGCTCGCCTGAAAAATATTGATCTAAAATTCTATGAACAATTAAATCTGGATAGCGGCGTATAGGTGAGGTAAAGTGAGTATAGTGATCCAGCGCAAGTGCAAAATGCCTGCCTTCTCCTGCCGCATAAATTGCTTGTTTCATAGATTTTAAAAGTACCAGATTGATCGTATAAGCCTCAGGTTTTCCCCGTATTTTATCTAATAACTTTTGTAATTGTTTACTTTTAAAGGGGTCTATTTTTGTCTGTTCTAATCCACGAATAAAACTTGCAAATTCCCACATATCTTCTTCGTCGGGTTCCGGATGAGTACGGCACAAGAGTGGCATCTTTTTTTCAAACATGAACGTTGCTACCGTCTCGTTTGCCAGGAGCATACATTCTTCTATCAATTTATGAGAGATATCTTTTTCAACCTTTTCTACATCTTTAACATAACCATGATCATCTAATTTGAGTGATACTTCAGGTAGATCTAACTCTATGGCTCCTCGATTGAGTCTATTTTCAAAAAGTAATTGAGCGAGGTGTGCCATATTACGCAACATATCTTCGGCATCATCAGCTATGCGTATGGTATTTTCGTTATTAAGAATGGCAGTGGCTTGATTGTATGTTAATCGTTTGGTTACCTTAATGATGGAGTGTTTAATCTCAGCCTTTATAAGACGCCCCCTATGATCGAGTGTCATAATAACACTTTTCGTGAGTCGGTCCTCTCCTTCTCTCAAACTACAGATATTGTTCGATAGCGCTTCAGGAAGCATGGGGATCACCTCTCCTGGTAAATAGACACTGGTGCCCCGATACCGGGCTTCGTCATCAATAGCTGTATCGGGTTTTACATAATGTGATACATCGGCAATGTGTACACCGAGTAACCAGTCTCCGTGCTTATTTTTTTCGAGAGATACTGCATCATCAAAATCTTTGGCATCTTCAGGATCGATCGTAATCATGAGATTTTTGCGTAAATCGAGTCTGTCCTCGATTTCTTTCTGAGAGACGTAGTGAGGAATATGTTTCGTCTCCTGTAGTATCTTTTGGTTGAAGGTATGCGGTAGTTTGAATTGATAGATAATGGAACGGAGGTCAACCTTGGGATCTCCTTCTTTTCCCAGTACTTCAGTTATTTCTCCTTCAGGATTAAGGTGTCTGGACGGCCATTCGGTAATTTGAGCAACTACTTTGTCACCGGGTTCCGCACCCTTTGAAACATCTTCTGCAATATAAATATCTTTAAATAGCCTTGGGTTGTCAGGAGCAACAAACCGCATCCGTTTCGTTTTCTCGAAGGTGCCTACTACCAATTCATTTACACGTTTTAGTACGTTAACGATTTGTCCTGATGTACCTCTTTTTTTTTCAAATTTTTTTTTGGGAATCTGGGCGGTTGCGGGTAATCGTACTACCACGAGATCTCCATGCATAGCAGAACCCATATCTTCCTCATTGACGTAAACATCTTTACCAGTGCCAGCGCCCTTTTTAACCGGAACAACAAAACCAAATCCCCTTGGGTTGCACTCTAATGTGCCTACCATTAAATGTACCTTTTTGGGATCAGCGTACTGTTTTTGTTTAATCTTTACAACTTCACCGGAAAATTCCAGATCATACAAAAGATCACAAAATGCTTGGTATTCTGTATCATCAATTTTAAAATGTTCTGCCAGCTCAGCGGCAGTCATAGGGCTGTATTTTTTGCTACGGATAAATTGAAGAATAGGGGTAGGATCGATCATCGTATTTTAGATTATTGAATTCTATTTATGTAAGTTTTCAAGATATCTGGCGTAGACTTCAGTTTTCTTTATCCATATTGCCACAATTTCATCCTTTTTTAAAGATAAATTCTCTGGAAAAGCTACTTTTTGTAAAGCCTGCGTTCAAACATTTTAACGTAATCTGTCCACAGGCTATTGGTGTCTTTATGCTCAACTATAGCTCTTGTCGCGGCTTGTACCTTTGCATCCAGGTTATCCAGGTGGTGGAGTGCAATAGCCTCAGGGATACCGGGTTTCACTGGTGATCCCCATTCATATTCACCATGATGGCTTAAGATAAGATGAAAAAGGATATTGAGCAGATCGGGTGGAAAGTCTTCTATTTTGAGAGCTTTTTCATAGATCATAACAATGCCTGATGCGAGGTGTCCTGTAAGCTGTCCTTCATCGGTATATTGGAAACTGCGTTCACAGGATAATTCCCGTGTTTTCCCAATATCATGCAAAATGACACCGGTAATTAATAAATCCCTTTTTATTTCAGGATAATGGTTTGAGAAGCTAATTGCCAGCTTAGTGACAGAGAGGGTGTGTTCCAATAAGCCACCTAAAAATGCATGATGATTTTGCATGGCTGCAGGTACTGTGGAAAATATTTTGCAAAAGGACTCATCTGAAAAGAGGGCATTCAATAGTTTCGAAAGATATGTATCTTGAATTGTTTTGATAACTTGTTTGAGCTCGTTCATCATACCTGGTATATCTTTTTCAGTGCTAGGGATGAATTCCCCCATGGTAACTTGCGTTTCGGCAACAGGACAGAGTTCGTTAATTCGGATTTGCAAGGTATTATTAAAGGTCTCTACAATACCTTTTATTTTTATAAATTCATCCTTATGGAAACTATCACAAAGTTGACGTGCTGCATCCCATTTTCTTGCTTCAATAAAGCCGGACTTGTCCGCCAATTGTAAATTAAGATACGGTTTTTTTTCCCGTGTTTCTCTTACCTCCTTCTTCAATACAAGAAATACCTCTTCTACCGGTTCACCACTCTTTAGGGTTGATATATATTTTCTAGACATCGTACCGTGTACTCTATAAATTTATTTTTAAGAAAATTTTTCCATATTATTACTGCCGAAAATATTTGTACGGATTTTACGTAAGGAAGGAATCAATGTCAAGGAGTATATATCTCTGCTAATCCTGCATTTTTTTGTTGAAATCAAATATTGAACAGATTAATATCTTGTGTTTATTCTGAGTGATGGTAATATACATCACGGGAAAAGATTAAAGCAAAGAAGGTTAGGCATGCATCACGATGTATATCTTTGTCAGGATGTGTATCTCTAAATTGATTGATGATACCTGCGATATTTTAAGGAATATTCATAAGAAACATATACGAGTATAATTCTAACATGACCGATGATCTACTTTTTGAGATTGGTACTGAAGAGATTCCTGCCGGTTATATTATTCCGGCGCTAAATCAGATGGGAGCCTTATTTACAGAACGGGCAAAAAAATATCGTTTAGAAATACGCTCTGTTTATTGTACGGGCACGCCCAGGAGATTGGCCTTATTTGTAGAGGGTTTACCACAAAAGCAGGAAAGTGTTACAGAAGAAGTTCTGGGACCCTCCGCAGCAATTGCGTTTGATAAGGCAGGAAATCCTACAAAGGCAGGTATAGGTTTTGCTAAATCACAAGGTATAGATATACATAACCTTCACATAAAAAAAATCTCCAAAGGTGAGTATTGTTTTGCAATAAAAAAGATAGAAGGCCAGGAGACGTTATACCTCTTACCGGATATTTTGGGTGAAATTATCAAGGGTATTTCATTTCCTAAATCAATGAAATGGAAAGGGAATCATCTGTTTTTTGCCCGTCCCATACGTTCGCTTCTTGCGATCTTTGGGGATAAGGTTGTTCCTGTGGAAATCGATGGGATTAAGGCTAATAAATATACCTTTGGGCATCCTTTTTTATCTGGGAAGAAGATTGAAGTGCCGAAAGCGGATGGTAATTTATACAAACAGTTACTGAAGCAGGAAAAGGTTGTTGTTGATGTTACAGAGCGTCGTGAGGCAGTGCAAACAAAAATAACACAGCTTATGGTGCCGTATGATGCAAGTATTGATGATGAAGATTTGTTGGATGAGGTAACGAACCTTATAGAATACCCCAATGCCATAGAATGCAGTTTTGATGAAGAATTCCTTGATATTCCAGCCGATGTTATAGAAACGGCAATGAAAGAACATCAGAGGTATTTTCCCATTAAAAAAAGAGATGGGAAATTACTCGCAAAATTTATAGCGGTACTCAATCGCGGTGAGAGCAGCGCTCATACTACTATTCGCGGGAATGAACGTGTGTTGAAAGCGCGTCTTTCAGATGCCAGGTTCTTCTGGAAAGAGGATAAAAAAATCCAACTTGAAAAGCGGGTAGAAGATTTAAAAAATCTTTTCTTCCTTGAGAAATTAGGAAATTACTATGATAGGACAAACAGGATCATGGAACTTTCCAGTTTCATTGCTCACACATTAATTAATGTTAACACGTTGACGATAGAAGATGCTGCGTTAGCGAAACGGGCTGCGTTTTTGTGTAAGGCAGATCTTTTAACACAGATGGTATCTGAATTCCCATCGCTGCAAGGAATTATGGGGAAGGAGTATGCCGGGTGGGATGGTGAAGAACCTGCTGTTGCTTTAGCAATTGCAGAGCATTATATGCCTCGTTATGCTACAGACAATATCCCTGTATCAAAAATTGGCGCAGTTGTAGGTTTATCTGATAAGTTCGATACCATATCGAGTTGTTTTGCCCTGGGTTTGATTCCAACAGGCTCACAAGATCCTTATTCCTTAAGAAGACATGCCTACGGTATTATCCGTATTTTGGAAGAACATGGGTTTACCTTAGAACTTAAGGAAGTCTTTCATCGGTCTTTATCATTACTTCCTTTGTTCACAAAAGCAGATAGCGAACATATACTACACGAGAAATTAATTCCTGATATAAAGGGATTTTTTAAGGATAGATTATTTCAGATAAACATAGAAAGAGGATATCGTTATGATTTGGTAAATGCTGTCTTGAATGCAGGGATAGAATTTGATGATATTTATAACTTTTTACAAAGGTTAAAGGCTATAGCAAATATATCTCAGGAAAAATGGTGGCCTGAATTAGTTACCGTGGTAGAAAGGACATTCAACATTGGTAAAAAGGCAAATACCACTGGGTCGGTAAATGAAAATTTGTTTCAGGATACCGAGGAATATACTTTATGGGATATGTATAAAAAAGCTGAAGCAGATATCAGAAAACGGATAGATGAAAAAAAATACGAGGAAGTCTCTGAGATGTATTGTAATATCTTTGCTAAACCTGTTCATGCCTTTTTTGATAAGGTGTTTGTGAATGTTGAAGATGGAAGAGTGCGTAATAACAGACTGCTGCTCCTCAGGGAGATTAACGAGTTATATTCGAAAAAAATAGCTGATCTTTCCCAAATTATCATGCCCAATTAAATGAGGCTGCTTTTGGCAGCACCTCATAAAAAACAGAGTTGATGTAGGGCAGGGCTTGAGCCTTGCTTCCCCTCCTTTGAATATATGCACAGGGATAGTACCCTAAAGAATTGAAATGCCTAACATTACTTAAATGGAACATTGTTGAACCCCACAGATATCCTGTTTATTTAAGCTAAGCCCGCTTGATACAGCTTATTTATCGCTATTACATTATTTTATGTATGAGTTTCTCATTGACTGTTTTAGAAACATGGTATATATTCTTAACAGAGATGCTTGATAATAAGCAAAAGTATTGCCTCTTTTATGATTAGCAAATTAACATTTAAGAAAGCGAGGGCGTATACATGAAAAACGTGGAATTTTCTGTCGAGGGAACTATACTCAATATAAAGATAGATTTATCAAAGGAATTTGGTCCTTCTTCATCAGGAAAAAATATCATTGTTGCGTCAACGGAAGGGAACGTCACCATACCGAACCGTGAAGAAAAAATCGGTTTAAACGTCTACCGCAAAAAATAATCTTTACTATATGGAAAAAAAGCAGAGAGACAACTCCAAGGGCTCACAGTGGAGAGTATTCGTAAGCTTGGGGCTTTTTATTATTTTTTTTTATGGACTCATATACGGATGGCAATCCTTTTATCCCCAACAAACCCTCAATCAACGTATCATAAGCTATAGTCAATTTATTGAACAGCTTGATGCTGATAATATCGATTCTGTCTCCATGAAGAATTTGCGCATAAAGGGGGAGTTTCGTAAAGAAGTGACCCTTCCGCTCCCGGATGAAAAGGAACCTGTTTCAGTAAAAAATTTTCAAACATTTTTACCTGTTTTTCAAGGAGAGGAGCTTATTGAGAAACTGAAAGAGAAAAATGTGGTAATACATGTGGAACCACCTGAAGAACGATCCGTTTTCTGGCAATTCCTTGTTGGGCTACTTCCATGGATGTTTATTATCGGTATATGGATGCTCATGATGAGACGAGCCCAGCAAATAGAGGGAGGACCTGGAGGACTTTTTTCCTTCGGGCAAAGCAAGGCGATACTCTACGATGTGAAAAAACCACGCATTACTTTCAAGG is a window from the Candidatus Jettenia sp. genome containing:
- the lysS gene encoding lysine--tRNA ligase, with protein sequence MDKFEQERFDKLQKLREKGLDPYGKRYDNTQSIKSIIESFVAERDDIQAKTAGRISTMRPHGKTAFLDIKDWTGKIQVYIKLDKVGPEKFEMFKLLDLGDIVGVEGTLFKTRTGEITIYADDVTILSKSLLTPPEKWHGLKDVELRHRQRYVDLFTNSEVMETFLKRIRIMKFIRRFLDDRGFVEVETPMMQSIPGGAVARPFITHHNALDIDLYLRIAPELYLKRLLVGGMERVYEINRNFRNEGISTRHNPEFTMMELYQAYSDYHGMMELTENLITSLVKELYGGYEITFGEQKIDMTPPWRRVTFSELLKEYSGVSLEDESGLIRKSKELGLETQGVDRDTMANNIFEQMVERALINPTFVLDYPTSICPLTKVCEYDHRFAQRFELYISSMEVANSYSELNDAIEQDKRFHEQLGTEADITGKVDEDFLTALKYGMPPAGGLGIGIDRLIMLLTNNVSIREVILFPTLKPK
- a CDS encoding Dabb family protein, whose product is MIKHIVMWKLKDVAEGSGKMVNARKMKDLLESLKEKIGEVKHIEVGINGVKTDASADVVLYSEFACMEDLDRYQNHPEHVKIVQFVREVCMERRVVDYEI
- the rnr gene encoding ribonuclease R — translated: MTAAELAEHFKIDDTEYQAFCDLLYDLEFSGEVVKIKQKQYADPKKVHLMVGTLECNPRGFGFVVPVKKGAGTGKDVYVNEEDMGSAMHGDLVVVRLPATAQIPKKKFEKKRGTSGQIVNVLKRVNELVVGTFEKTKRMRFVAPDNPRLFKDIYIAEDVSKGAEPGDKVVAQITEWPSRHLNPEGEITEVLGKEGDPKVDLRSIIYQFKLPHTFNQKILQETKHIPHYVSQKEIEDRLDLRKNLMITIDPEDAKDFDDAVSLEKNKHGDWLLGVHIADVSHYVKPDTAIDDEARYRGTSVYLPGEVIPMLPEALSNNICSLREGEDRLTKSVIMTLDHRGRLIKAEIKHSIIKVTKRLTYNQATAILNNENTIRIADDAEDMLRNMAHLAQLLFENRLNRGAIELDLPEVSLKLDDHGYVKDVEKVEKDISHKLIEECMLLANETVATFMFEKKMPLLCRTHPEPDEEDMWEFASFIRGLEQTKIDPFKSKQLQKLLDKIRGKPEAYTINLVLLKSMKQAIYAAGEGRHFALALDHYTHFTSPIRRYPDLIVHRILDQYFSGELSSAVTQNLWLTHLTEWAKHCSITERRADDAEREIVKLRLLRFFENQVGNTFEGVITGIQEFGFFVQLNKYLLEGLVHIRTLADDIYRIDKKNMALIGTRRKRMYRIGEVVKVKIYKIDFLKREVDFIHCNNQKGEQDYIS
- a CDS encoding HD domain-containing protein, with amino-acid sequence MSRKYISTLKSGEPVEEVFLVLKKEVRETREKKPYLNLQLADKSGFIEARKWDAARQLCDSFHKDEFIKIKGIVETFNNTLQIRINELCPVAETQVTMGEFIPSTEKDIPGMMNELKQVIKTIQDTYLSKLLNALFSDESFCKIFSTVPAAMQNHHAFLGGLLEHTLSVTKLAISFSNHYPEIKRDLLITGVILHDIGKTRELSCERSFQYTDEGQLTGHLASGIVMIYEKALKIEDFPPDLLNILFHLILSHHGEYEWGSPVKPGIPEAIALHHLDNLDAKVQAATRAIVEHKDTNSLWTDYVKMFERRLYKK
- the glyS gene encoding glycine--tRNA ligase subunit beta; the encoded protein is MTDDLLFEIGTEEIPAGYIIPALNQMGALFTERAKKYRLEIRSVYCTGTPRRLALFVEGLPQKQESVTEEVLGPSAAIAFDKAGNPTKAGIGFAKSQGIDIHNLHIKKISKGEYCFAIKKIEGQETLYLLPDILGEIIKGISFPKSMKWKGNHLFFARPIRSLLAIFGDKVVPVEIDGIKANKYTFGHPFLSGKKIEVPKADGNLYKQLLKQEKVVVDVTERREAVQTKITQLMVPYDASIDDEDLLDEVTNLIEYPNAIECSFDEEFLDIPADVIETAMKEHQRYFPIKKRDGKLLAKFIAVLNRGESSAHTTIRGNERVLKARLSDARFFWKEDKKIQLEKRVEDLKNLFFLEKLGNYYDRTNRIMELSSFIAHTLINVNTLTIEDAALAKRAAFLCKADLLTQMVSEFPSLQGIMGKEYAGWDGEEPAVALAIAEHYMPRYATDNIPVSKIGAVVGLSDKFDTISSCFALGLIPTGSQDPYSLRRHAYGIIRILEEHGFTLELKEVFHRSLSLLPLFTKADSEHILHEKLIPDIKGFFKDRLFQINIERGYRYDLVNAVLNAGIEFDDIYNFLQRLKAIANISQEKWWPELVTVVERTFNIGKKANTTGSVNENLFQDTEEYTLWDMYKKAEADIRKRIDEKKYEEVSEMYCNIFAKPVHAFFDKVFVNVEDGRVRNNRLLLLREINELYSKKIADLSQIIMPN